The genomic DNA CATCGCGTCCACGGCGACCCAGCTCAACCGCATTCTTCTGTCCTGCGGCGAGCCCGACCCGGTGGGCGTGCCGGACAAGCAGGCGAGCCAACTTGAGGTTGTCGGCCAGGCGCAGCTGCCCTCGGCTACGGACGTTGGAATCCAGGTTGTCGAATTCCACGGCACGGAAGCCCTTGCTCGCGCAGCGACCAACCCACCGATTGACGACTGCCGCGATGCCGCGCCGTTGTCGGCCGGACGACGTGTCCAGCAGTACCTCATTCCAGCCGGTGTCCTTGACCAGTTTGCCCCGCTTGCGCAGCAGCAGGCCACGATGGTGGCGCTTCCACCACCTCAGCTCCTCGGGCTGGGCCTGGAAGGCGTTGACGTAGCAAACGTTGTACTTGCCCTGAGCTGGCCGAGCGCGCCGGTCGCGATCGACCACCGTTACCGCGGGAGCAGGCTGATAGCTGCCGCCGATCTGGTAGTCGAACGCCGCATTGACCGGCGGTGCGGCAACGGTGGCGGACGCGGACGCGGGTGCGGAGAAGCCGGCAGCCGTCACCACGACGGTCGCGATCATGGACACGGCGACCCACTTGGGCTGGAGCCGCCGGTGACTGGCCGACATGTACCCAGGCTAGGCCGAAATCCGCGCAAACATGTCGCTGGATTCACTCCGTCGGTCACAAACGGGGAGATACTGCCTGCATGCGATTGAGCGATGCGGCGGAGCGCGCCCAACTCCTCGGGGATTTGACGCGCAATCAGGCGAGTCGCCAATTGCTGCGGATCGAGTCGGTAGCCGAGCTGTACTTCGGCCTGATGGAGTTGCGGTCTCCGGCCAGGGCCAAGGCGGCAAGACGAGCGATGAAGAACCAGCGGGTCAACGAGTTCTACTGGCAGTGGCGCGATCGTAAACTTCGCCGTTCACGAACCCGTCGTGGCCGCACGATCATGGTCCGCAGCCGACGTATCCGGCCCCGGCAACCCGTTGACGGCCCAGGCGTCGGCCAACCGCGAGACAGCTACGGAGATCATTGGCTGGACTCCCCCTGAACTCGGCCGACCGCCAAACCCGCAAGCGGTGCGGGCGAGCAGGCCTAGTCCAGCAGTTGGGATTCCAGTGCGCCGAGGTCGTTGGCGGTCAGACCCAATCCATCCTCGAAGTAGCGTCCAACGTCGCCGTAGGAACTCACCATCGAATCCATTGCAGCCTCCAGGTACTCGGCCCGGACTTGGACTAATGCCCTGATGGCGGCGACCTCAATGCCGAGAGCACCGAACTTGTCGACCAATGGATCGAACTCGGCCGCGATCTTGTCGTTGCTGGCGAGGTAGCCGTCGATGATGTCGCGTTCGCTGACGCCGGCAAACAGTTGCAGCATCGCGGCCGCCCAGCCGGTGCGATCCTTTC from Candidatus Nanopelagicales bacterium includes the following:
- a CDS encoding endo alpha-1,4 polygalactosaminidase, with amino-acid sequence MSASHRRLQPKWVAVSMIATVVVTAAGFSAPASASATVAAPPVNAAFDYQIGGSYQPAPAVTVVDRDRRARPAQGKYNVCYVNAFQAQPEELRWWKRHHRGLLLRKRGKLVKDTGWNEVLLDTSSGRQRRGIAAVVNRWVGRCASKGFRAVEFDNLDSNVRSRGQLRLADNLKLARLLVRHAHRVGLAAGQKNAVELGRRGRDVAGFDFAIAEECERYRECGRYQAVYGRHVIEIEYTDYPGAVFVRACQARGSQISIIRRDREVRQRGRAGYYFQSC